Proteins encoded by one window of Arachis ipaensis cultivar K30076 chromosome B04, Araip1.1, whole genome shotgun sequence:
- the LOC107635055 gene encoding uncharacterized protein LOC107635055 isoform X1 — MKISPKDSTSEIFLQTSSWSITKLMGFFFLIISISSLTILTHSSYNHQCSHHPTSMTIQISDPPSSAPPPLLLSHQQTTTPTKQDHHQPIVLDDHKSRTNLSHIVFGIGATSKFWNHRKQYIKLWWRPNVTRGNVWLDQKVQIEHGEDSLLPTLRVSSDTSKFKYNHPNGHRSGIRLSRIVSETVRLKMKNVRWFVMGDDDTVFVTENLVKVLQKYDHNEFYYIGSSSESHMQNIYFSYNMAFGGGGFAISYSLALALEKMQDRCIQRYPSLFGSDDRIQACMAELGVPLTKENGFHQFDLKGNLFGLLAAHPVTPLISLHHLDLVEPIFPNMTRVQALQRLKGPMKLDPYALMQQSICYDKTRVWTISVSWGYAVQIFRGIFLPRDVELPATTFSNWNRKADHNAFPFSTRPSNRNVCQKPFVFYFSNVTYDGSAEETISDYIRIDPNPDCRWKIPGPTQVRKIEVFKKLDPHIWEKAPRRNCCRVRPRKEEGTLVIDVRECREDEVLEL, encoded by the exons ATGAAAATAAGTCCAAAAGATTCAACATCAGAAATATTCCTTCAAACATCATCATGGAGCATCACAAAGCTAATGGGTTTCTTCTTCCTCATAATCTCCATCTCCTCCCTCACAATCCTAACCCATTCATCATACAATCATCAATGTTCTCATCACCCCACATCAATGACGATTCAAATATCCGACCCACCATCATCAGCACCACCACCATTACTACTATCTCATCAACAAACCACCACCCCAACAAAACAAGACCACCATCAACCCATTGTTCTTGATGATCACAAAAGTAGAACCAACTTATCCCACATAGTGTTTGGCATAGGAGCAACATCAAAATTCTGGAACCATAGGAAACAATACATTAAACTATGGTGGAGGCCTAATGTGACTAGGGGTAATGTGTGGCTTGACCAAAAGGTTCAAATTGAACATGGTGAAGACTCATTGCTTCCAACATTGAGGGTTTCTAGTGATACTTCCAAGTTCAAGTACAACCACCCCAATGGACACAG GTCTGGGATTCGTTTATCACGGATAGTATCGGAGACAGTGAGGCTAAAGATGAAGAATGTGAGGTGGTTTGTGATGGGGGATGATGACACAGTGTTTGTGACAGAGAATTTGGTTAAGGTGCTACAAAAATATGATCATAATGAATTCTATTACATAGGGTCAAGTTCAGAGAGTCACATGCAGAACATTTATTTCTCATATAACATGGCATTTGGAGGAGGTGGGTTTGCAATTAGTTACTCTTTGGCACTGGCATTGGAGAAGATGCAAGATAGGTGCATTCAGAGGTACCCTTCATTGTTTGGTTCAGATGATAGGATTCAAGCTTGTATGGCTGAGCTTGGTGTTCCACTTACTAAGGAGAATGGATTTCATCAG TTCGATTTAAAAGGAAATCTATTTGGGCTCCTAGCAGCCCATCCAGTTACACCACTAATATCTCTTCATCACTTGGACCTAGTGGAGCCCATATTCCCAAACATGACAAGAGTCCAGGCCCTGCAGAGGCTCAAGGGCCCAATGAAACTTGACCCATATGCCCTTATGCAACAATCCATTTGTTATGACAAAACCCGAGTTTGGACCATATCCGTGTCTTGGGGATATGCGGTTCAAATATTCCGGGGCATCTTCTTGCCCCGGGATGTAGAGTTGCCGGCGACAACCTTCTCGAATTGGAATCGCAAAGCTGATCACAATGCATTTCCATTCAGCACGCGTCCTTCTAATCGTAATGTTTGCCAGAAGCCTTTTGTTTTTTACTTTTCTAATGTCACTTATGATGGCTCCGCTGAGGAAACGATAAGCGACTATATTCGGATCGATCCGAATCCGGATTGTAGGTGGAAAATTCCGGGTCCTACCCAGGTCAGAAAaatagaagtcttcaagaagcttGACCCGCATATATGGGAGAAG GCTCCAAGAAGAAACTGTTGCAGGGTTCGACCAAGAAAGGAGGAAGGGACTCTTGTGATTGATGTAAGGGAATGTAGAGAAGATGAAGTTCTTGAATTGTAG
- the LOC107635055 gene encoding uncharacterized protein LOC107635055 isoform X2, whose translation MKISPKDSTSEIFLQTSSWSITKLMGFFFLIISISSLTILTHSSYNHQCSHHPTSMTIQISDPPSSAPPPLLLSHQQTTTPTKQDHHQPIVLDDHKSRTNLSHIVFGIGATSKFWNHRKQYIKLWWRPNVTRGNVWLDQKVQIEHGEDSLLPTLRVSSDTSKFKYNHPNGHRSGIRLSRIVSETVRLKMKNVRWFVMGDDDTVFVTENLVKVLQKYDHNEFYYIGSSSESHMQNIYFSYNMAFGGGGFAISYSLALALEKMQDRCIQRYPSLFGSDDRIQACMAELGVPLTKENGFHQFDLKGNLFGLLAAHPVTPLISLHHLDLVEPIFPNMTRVQALQRLKGPMKLDPYALMQQSICYDKTRVWTISVSWGYAVQIFRGIFLPRDVELPATTFSNWNRKADHNAFPFSTRPSNRNVCQKPFVFYFSNVTYDGSAEETISDYIRIDPNPDCRWKIPGPTQVRKIEVFKKLDPHIWEKECFGSISLYFAGSKKKLLQGSTKKGGRDSCD comes from the exons ATGAAAATAAGTCCAAAAGATTCAACATCAGAAATATTCCTTCAAACATCATCATGGAGCATCACAAAGCTAATGGGTTTCTTCTTCCTCATAATCTCCATCTCCTCCCTCACAATCCTAACCCATTCATCATACAATCATCAATGTTCTCATCACCCCACATCAATGACGATTCAAATATCCGACCCACCATCATCAGCACCACCACCATTACTACTATCTCATCAACAAACCACCACCCCAACAAAACAAGACCACCATCAACCCATTGTTCTTGATGATCACAAAAGTAGAACCAACTTATCCCACATAGTGTTTGGCATAGGAGCAACATCAAAATTCTGGAACCATAGGAAACAATACATTAAACTATGGTGGAGGCCTAATGTGACTAGGGGTAATGTGTGGCTTGACCAAAAGGTTCAAATTGAACATGGTGAAGACTCATTGCTTCCAACATTGAGGGTTTCTAGTGATACTTCCAAGTTCAAGTACAACCACCCCAATGGACACAG GTCTGGGATTCGTTTATCACGGATAGTATCGGAGACAGTGAGGCTAAAGATGAAGAATGTGAGGTGGTTTGTGATGGGGGATGATGACACAGTGTTTGTGACAGAGAATTTGGTTAAGGTGCTACAAAAATATGATCATAATGAATTCTATTACATAGGGTCAAGTTCAGAGAGTCACATGCAGAACATTTATTTCTCATATAACATGGCATTTGGAGGAGGTGGGTTTGCAATTAGTTACTCTTTGGCACTGGCATTGGAGAAGATGCAAGATAGGTGCATTCAGAGGTACCCTTCATTGTTTGGTTCAGATGATAGGATTCAAGCTTGTATGGCTGAGCTTGGTGTTCCACTTACTAAGGAGAATGGATTTCATCAG TTCGATTTAAAAGGAAATCTATTTGGGCTCCTAGCAGCCCATCCAGTTACACCACTAATATCTCTTCATCACTTGGACCTAGTGGAGCCCATATTCCCAAACATGACAAGAGTCCAGGCCCTGCAGAGGCTCAAGGGCCCAATGAAACTTGACCCATATGCCCTTATGCAACAATCCATTTGTTATGACAAAACCCGAGTTTGGACCATATCCGTGTCTTGGGGATATGCGGTTCAAATATTCCGGGGCATCTTCTTGCCCCGGGATGTAGAGTTGCCGGCGACAACCTTCTCGAATTGGAATCGCAAAGCTGATCACAATGCATTTCCATTCAGCACGCGTCCTTCTAATCGTAATGTTTGCCAGAAGCCTTTTGTTTTTTACTTTTCTAATGTCACTTATGATGGCTCCGCTGAGGAAACGATAAGCGACTATATTCGGATCGATCCGAATCCGGATTGTAGGTGGAAAATTCCGGGTCCTACCCAGGTCAGAAAaatagaagtcttcaagaagcttGACCCGCATATATGGGAGAAG GAGTGTTTTGGTTCCATTTCATTGTATTTTGCAGGCTCCAAGAAGAAACTGTTGCAGGGTTCGACCAAGAAAGGAGGAAGGGACTCTTGTGATTGA